Proteins from a genomic interval of Hydrogenophaga sp. PAMC20947:
- a CDS encoding adenylate/guanylate cyclase domain-containing protein, with protein MWMLSLVQALSRHGARVAVTLLPLVFAVLHAVGVAPMGVLNRLDNIIFDARLRATMPGTLDSRVVIVDIDEKSLAEVGRWPWSRNHMARLTDILFEQQSIALLGFDTVFAEADTSSGLAQLQALARGAFADQPGFAERVQALTPELDHDAQLARAIQGRPVVLGYYFTSDRDGRTSGVLPAPVMDSSALGGRSVLATQWDGFGANIAPLAQAAPRAGFFNAITDGDGVVRSLPLLAEHGGRYYESLGLAMFRLLLGSPQVAPGFAQVGLLPRSYQALESVQLVREGSRLAIPVNDRVSTLVPFRGRGGPQGGSFTYVSAADVLAGRLAPGQLANKIVLVGTTAPGLLDLRVTPVGETYPGVETHANLIAGLLDGELITQPDYALGYELLVLVCAGLLLALALPLLSAARAVALSVAVVAAIVGLNTWLYLGHGLVLPLASTLVMAGLAFALNMSYGYLVESRSKRALAQLFGTYVPPTLVEEMVKDPASYSMQAQTRELTVMFCDMRGFTQIAETMSPTALQALLNQVFSRLTHIIRNHLGTIDKYMGDCVMAFWGAPVDLPDHAHKAVQTALAMAEAIHVINRERAAVGLSAIGVGLGINTGDMCVGDMGSDVRRSYTVIGDAVNLGARLEALSRLYGVDIVVSEATRAQAPAYAWQQLDRVRVKGKAQAVDIYTPLGLREQLSPAQTDELREWKRAWAAWQARDWDACEVHLLNLRRQNEEKVLYRLYAERVVSLKRSPPSPDWDGTTQLNTK; from the coding sequence ATGTGGATGTTATCGCTGGTGCAAGCCTTGAGCCGCCACGGTGCCCGGGTGGCGGTCACGCTGCTCCCACTCGTTTTTGCGGTGTTGCACGCCGTGGGCGTGGCACCCATGGGGGTGCTGAACCGCCTGGACAACATCATCTTCGACGCGCGCCTGCGCGCCACCATGCCGGGCACGCTGGACAGCCGGGTGGTGATCGTCGACATCGACGAAAAGAGCCTGGCCGAAGTGGGTCGGTGGCCCTGGTCCCGCAACCACATGGCGCGTCTGACCGACATCCTCTTTGAGCAGCAGTCCATCGCGTTGCTGGGCTTTGACACCGTGTTCGCCGAGGCCGACACCAGCTCCGGCCTGGCGCAGTTGCAGGCGCTGGCCCGGGGGGCTTTCGCCGATCAGCCCGGTTTTGCCGAGCGCGTGCAGGCCCTGACGCCAGAGCTCGACCACGATGCCCAGCTGGCCCGGGCCATCCAGGGCAGGCCGGTGGTGTTGGGCTATTACTTCACCAGCGACCGCGATGGCCGCACCAGCGGTGTGTTGCCTGCACCGGTGATGGACAGCAGCGCTTTGGGCGGGCGCAGCGTGTTGGCCACACAATGGGACGGCTTTGGCGCCAACATCGCGCCGCTGGCCCAGGCGGCGCCACGCGCCGGGTTTTTCAACGCAATCACCGACGGCGACGGGGTGGTCCGCTCCTTGCCGCTGCTGGCCGAACACGGTGGGCGTTATTACGAGTCGCTGGGACTGGCCATGTTCCGTTTGTTGCTGGGTTCGCCCCAGGTGGCGCCCGGGTTTGCCCAAGTGGGCCTGTTGCCCCGGTCGTACCAGGCGCTGGAGAGTGTGCAGCTGGTGCGTGAGGGATCGCGGCTGGCGATTCCGGTGAACGACCGGGTTTCAACCCTGGTGCCCTTCCGGGGGCGAGGCGGCCCTCAGGGGGGCTCGTTCACCTATGTGTCGGCGGCTGACGTGCTGGCCGGTCGGCTGGCGCCGGGGCAACTGGCCAACAAAATCGTGCTGGTGGGCACCACCGCGCCCGGTTTGCTGGATTTGCGGGTGACCCCGGTGGGCGAGACCTACCCGGGCGTTGAAACCCATGCCAATTTGATCGCCGGCTTGCTCGATGGCGAACTGATCACGCAACCCGATTACGCGCTCGGCTACGAGCTGCTGGTGCTGGTGTGCGCTGGCCTGTTGCTGGCCCTGGCCTTGCCCCTGCTCAGCGCGGCCCGCGCGGTGGCCCTGAGCGTGGCCGTGGTGGCGGCCATTGTGGGCCTGAACACCTGGCTGTACCTGGGTCATGGCCTGGTCTTGCCGTTGGCCAGCACCCTCGTCATGGCCGGCCTCGCCTTTGCCCTCAACATGAGCTATGGCTATCTGGTGGAGAGCCGGTCCAAGCGGGCGCTGGCGCAGCTCTTTGGCACCTATGTGCCACCCACGCTGGTGGAAGAAATGGTCAAGGACCCGGCCAGCTACTCCATGCAGGCCCAGACCCGCGAGCTCACCGTGATGTTTTGCGACATGCGGGGCTTCACCCAGATCGCGGAAACCATGTCGCCCACGGCGCTGCAGGCCCTGCTCAACCAGGTCTTCAGTCGCCTCACACACATCATCCGAAACCACCTCGGCACCATCGACAAATACATGGGCGATTGTGTGATGGCGTTCTGGGGTGCGCCGGTTGACCTGCCCGACCATGCCCACAAGGCGGTGCAAACAGCGCTCGCCATGGCCGAAGCCATTCATGTCATCAACCGCGAGCGAGCCGCCGTCGGCCTGAGTGCCATTGGGGTGGGCCTGGGGATCAACACCGGCGACATGTGTGTGGGCGACATGGGCTCAGACGTGCGCCGCAGCTACACCGTGATCGGCGATGCGGTGAACCTGGGCGCGCGGCTGGAGGCGTTGTCTCGCCTGTACGGCGTGGATATCGTGGTGAGTGAGGCCACCCGTGCGCAAGCGCCTGCCTATGCCTGGCAGCAGCTGGACCGGGTCCGCGTCAAAGGCAAAGCCCAGGCCGTTGACATCTACACCCCGCTGGGCCTGCGTGAACAGCTGTCGCCGGCGCAGACCGATGAGTTGCGTGAATGGAAGCGGGCCTGGGCCGCGTGGCAAGCGCGCGACTGGGACGCCTGCGAGGTGCATTTGCTCAATCTCCGGCGTCAGAACGAGGAAAAAGTCCTTTACCGGCTTTACGCAGAGCGGGTAGTCTCCTTGAAGCGGTCGCCGCCCAGTCCCGATTGGGACGGCACGACCCAACTGAACACCAAATAA
- a CDS encoding 3',5'-cyclic-nucleotide phosphodiesterase, with amino-acid sequence MRVKVLGCSGAIAQGCRTTSFLLDDDVLIDAGTGVGDLSLAEMARINHVLLTHSHLDHVASLPLMLDAVAALRLAAKAPPLQVHALPGTIAALRVHIFNNLIWPDFAAIPSAEAPLMRFVPLAEGEVLDVGGKSIEVLPAVHTVPAVGYAAASPTGYWVFSGDTERNPAFWRRVNQLQVAMLIIETAFSDREKDLAHRSLHLAPSVLASELDQIRSDQRYPIYITHTKPAETGLIMEEIQRFDELPSRDGGVRHDIRWLSAGQTFDL; translated from the coding sequence ATGAGGGTCAAAGTCCTGGGCTGCTCCGGCGCGATCGCGCAAGGCTGCCGCACCACCTCTTTTTTGCTGGACGACGATGTTTTGATCGACGCCGGCACCGGCGTGGGCGATCTGAGCCTGGCGGAAATGGCGCGCATCAACCATGTGCTGCTCACCCATTCCCACCTGGACCATGTCGCCAGCCTCCCGCTCATGCTCGATGCCGTGGCCGCCTTGCGCCTGGCCGCGAAAGCACCGCCCCTGCAGGTCCATGCCCTGCCCGGCACCATAGCGGCCTTGCGGGTACACATCTTCAACAACCTGATCTGGCCCGACTTCGCCGCCATCCCCAGCGCCGAAGCGCCCTTGATGCGCTTTGTGCCCCTTGCTGAAGGCGAAGTGCTGGACGTGGGCGGTAAATCCATTGAAGTCTTGCCCGCCGTGCACACCGTGCCAGCCGTGGGTTACGCCGCTGCGTCCCCTACAGGCTACTGGGTCTTCAGCGGCGACACCGAGCGCAACCCGGCCTTCTGGCGCCGGGTCAACCAGCTGCAAGTGGCCATGCTCATCATCGAGACCGCCTTCAGCGACCGTGAGAAAGACCTGGCCCACCGCAGCCTGCACCTGGCCCCCAGTGTGCTGGCCTCAGAGCTCGACCAGATCCGCAGCGATCAGCGCTACCCCATCTACATCACCCACACCAAGCCGGCTGAGACTGGACTGATCATGGAAGAGATTCAGCGCTTCGACGAGCTGCCCAGCCGGGATGGTGGTGTGCGCCACGATATCCGTTGGCTGAGCGCGGGGCAGACGTTTGATCTGTGA
- a CDS encoding pilin: MKRKLQQGFTLIELMIVVAIIGILAAVALPAYQDYTVRARVSESLVAASAAKIAVAENAANGQALASGWIAPAATPNLASAAIAADGVITVTTTARAGGGTVTFVPDPVLVAGTIPTDRIGWTCTGGTLVAKYRPAACR, encoded by the coding sequence ATGAAGCGCAAATTGCAACAAGGTTTCACCCTCATCGAATTGATGATCGTGGTGGCCATCATCGGTATTCTGGCTGCTGTGGCTCTGCCCGCTTACCAGGACTACACCGTGCGTGCTCGCGTGTCTGAATCGTTGGTTGCCGCTTCCGCTGCCAAAATTGCTGTAGCTGAAAATGCCGCCAACGGGCAAGCCCTTGCATCGGGCTGGATCGCTCCTGCAGCGACGCCCAACCTGGCCAGCGCTGCGATTGCCGCTGATGGTGTGATCACCGTGACGACCACGGCTCGCGCAGGTGGTGGAACGGTTACCTTTGTACCAGATCCAGTGCTGGTTGCTGGCACCATCCCAACCGATCGCATCGGTTGGACCTGTACCGGTGGCACATTGGTCGCGAAGTACCGCCCTGCTGCGTGCCGTTAA
- a CDS encoding pilin gives MNRSMQKMQKGFTLIELMIVVAIIGILAAVALPAYQDYTVRARVSESLVAASAAKIAVAENAANGQALASGWVAPSATPNMTSAAIAADGVITVTTTARAGGGTVTFVPNPVLVAGTIPTDRIGWTCTGGTLVAKYRPAACR, from the coding sequence ATGAATCGTTCTATGCAAAAAATGCAAAAAGGTTTTACCCTCATCGAATTGATGATTGTGGTGGCCATCATCGGTATTCTGGCTGCTGTGGCACTGCCCGCTTACCAGGACTACACCGTGCGTGCTCGCGTGTCTGAATCGTTGGTTGCCGCTTCCGCTGCCAAAATTGCAGTAGCTGAAAACGCCGCCAACGGGCAAGCCCTTGCATCGGGTTGGGTTGCACCTTCAGCCACTCCTAATATGACATCTGCGGCGATTGCCGCTGATGGTGTGATCACCGTGACAACCACGGCTCGCGCAGGTGGTGGAACGGTTACCTTTGTACCAAATCCAGTGCTGGTTGCTGGCACCATCCCAACCGATCGCATCGGTTGGACCTGTACCGGTGGCACATTGGTCGCGAAGTACCGCCCTGCTGCGTGCCGTTAA
- a CDS encoding pilin, with protein MNRSMQKMQKGFTLIELMIVVAIIGILAAVALPAYQDYTVRARVSESLVAASAAKIAVAENAANGQALASGWVAPSATPNMTSAAIAADGVITVTTTARAGGGTVTFVPDPVLVAGTIPTDRIGWTCTGGTLVAKYRPAACR; from the coding sequence ATGAATCGTTCTATGCAAAAAATGCAAAAAGGTTTTACCCTCATCGAATTGATGATCGTGGTGGCCATCATCGGTATTCTGGCTGCTGTGGCTCTGCCCGCTTACCAGGACTACACCGTGCGTGCTCGCGTGTCTGAATCGTTGGTTGCCGCTTCCGCTGCCAAAATTGCCGTGGCTGAAAATGCCGCCAACGGGCAAGCCTTGGCGTCGGGTTGGGTTGCACCTTCAGCCACTCCTAATATGACATCTGCTGCGATTGCCGCTGATGGTGTGATCACCGTGACGACCACGGCTCGCGCAGGTGGTGGAACGGTTACCTTTGTACCAGATCCAGTGCTGGTTGCTGGCACCATCCCAACCGATCGCATCGGTTGGACCTGTACCGGTGGCACATTGGTCGCGAAGTACCGCCCTGCTGCGTGCCGTTAA
- a CDS encoding pilin, protein MNRSMQKMQKGFTLIELMIVVAIIGILAAVALPAYQDYTVRARVSESLVAASAAKIAVAENAANGQTLASGWVAPSATPNMTSAAIAADGVITVTTTARAGGGTVTFVPDPVLVAGTIPTDRIGWTCTGGTLVAKYRPAACR, encoded by the coding sequence ATGAATCGTTCTATGCAAAAAATGCAAAAGGGTTTTACCCTCATCGAATTGATGATCGTGGTGGCCATCATCGGTATTCTGGCTGCTGTGGCTCTGCCCGCTTACCAGGACTACACCGTGCGTGCTCGCGTGTCTGAATCGTTGGTTGCCGCTTCCGCTGCCAAAATTGCTGTAGCTGAAAACGCCGCCAACGGGCAAACCCTTGCGTCGGGTTGGGTTGCACCTTCAGCCACTCCTAATATGACATCTGCTGCGATTGCCGCTGATGGTGTGATCACCGTGACGACCACGGCTCGCGCAGGTGGTGGAACGGTTACCTTTGTACCAGATCCAGTGCTGGTTGCTGGCACCATCCCAACCGATCGCATCGGTTGGACCTGTACCGGTGGCACATTGGTCGCGAAGTACCGCCCTGCTGCGTGCCGTTAA
- the moaC gene encoding cyclic pyranopterin monophosphate synthase MoaC, whose amino-acid sequence MVDVGDKASTKRTAVAEGRITMEPSTLALIQSGTAKKGDVLGIARIAGIQGAKRTSDLIPLCHPIALTRVAVEFEVETASNSVRCRTTAECTGQTGVEMEALSAVSVALLTIYDMCKAVDRGMTIGGVKLVEKMGGKSGHFVAPS is encoded by the coding sequence ATGGTGGATGTGGGCGACAAAGCCAGCACCAAGCGAACCGCAGTGGCCGAAGGCCGCATCACCATGGAGCCCTCCACCCTGGCGCTGATCCAGAGCGGTACCGCCAAAAAAGGCGATGTGCTCGGCATTGCCCGCATCGCCGGCATCCAGGGCGCCAAGCGCACCAGCGACCTGATTCCCCTGTGCCACCCCATCGCCCTCACCCGCGTGGCCGTGGAGTTCGAGGTCGAAACAGCCTCCAACAGCGTGCGCTGCCGCACCACCGCCGAATGCACCGGCCAGACCGGCGTGGAAATGGAAGCCCTCTCAGCCGTGAGCGTGGCCCTGCTCACCATTTACGACATGTGCAAGGCCGTGGACCGGGGCATGACGATCGGTGGGGTGAAGCTGGTGGAGAAGATGGGTGGGAAAAGCGGGCATTTTGTGGCGCCGAGCTAA
- a CDS encoding M48 family metalloprotease: MHALATMPMPTPKPARPLWQRLTATALAAMLVAQPWALAQAQTTGSAPAASSASASGNTASPPLASGGLPGLGDGSDMSIADERRLGDSIARQIYQDPDYLDDPVLVDYLQAIWQPLLAAGRARGDVPPELSERLAWELMINRVKEVNAFALPGGYMGVNLGLIAVTDSPEEVASVLAHEMSHVSQRHISRMITRQARDAPLLMGAMILGALAARNSVDVANAAIAGSQALAVQNQLNFSRDMEREADRVGFGVMTAAGFEGRGFVSMFDKLQQASRLNDDGAFPYLRSHPLTTERIADMHARLPLAAAATANGPVGPLRTAPVTPRMDTGLSKTLHSLMAARARVLADSAPDRWSAWLQAGQLASASLGDRYAAALSALRLNQYALAQKLAQSLREAVPAEEAQTVDALLIEILVAAPNGGQAPRLAALRDKALAGDSRAQLLMGAQAALATQAPQLAAGRLQSWVVGHPRDALAWQTLSRVQAATGQRLRSVRSEAEARAAVMDYEGAAERFKAAQALPAADRQADAMELAIVDVRRREVEAQLKALAREK, translated from the coding sequence ATGCACGCACTTGCCACCATGCCCATGCCCACCCCAAAACCCGCCCGCCCGCTGTGGCAACGCCTGACGGCGACCGCACTCGCGGCCATGCTGGTTGCCCAACCTTGGGCGCTGGCTCAGGCGCAAACCACGGGATCGGCGCCGGCGGCGTCATCTGCGTCAGCCTCTGGGAACACGGCTTCACCGCCGCTCGCCTCTGGCGGTTTGCCCGGACTGGGCGACGGCTCCGACATGTCGATCGCCGACGAGCGCCGGCTGGGCGACAGCATTGCCCGCCAGATCTACCAGGACCCGGACTACCTGGACGACCCGGTGCTGGTGGACTACCTGCAGGCGATCTGGCAGCCGCTGCTGGCGGCGGGCCGTGCGCGCGGCGATGTGCCGCCGGAGCTTTCGGAGCGCCTGGCCTGGGAGCTGATGATCAACCGTGTCAAGGAGGTGAACGCGTTTGCCTTGCCGGGGGGCTACATGGGGGTCAACCTGGGCTTGATTGCGGTGACAGATTCGCCTGAAGAGGTGGCCAGTGTGCTGGCACACGAAATGAGCCATGTGTCTCAGCGCCACATCTCCCGCATGATCACCCGCCAGGCGCGTGACGCGCCCTTGTTGATGGGCGCCATGATCCTGGGCGCGCTGGCCGCACGCAACAGCGTGGACGTGGCGAACGCGGCCATCGCGGGCAGCCAGGCACTGGCGGTGCAAAACCAGCTGAACTTTTCGCGGGACATGGAGCGTGAGGCCGACCGGGTGGGCTTTGGGGTGATGACCGCTGCGGGGTTTGAGGGGCGCGGATTTGTCAGCATGTTTGACAAGCTGCAGCAGGCTTCCCGCCTGAACGACGACGGCGCTTTCCCCTATTTGCGCAGCCACCCGCTGACCACCGAGCGCATCGCCGACATGCACGCCCGTTTGCCGCTGGCCGCGGCGGCCACGGCCAATGGACCCGTGGGGCCGCTGCGCACGGCGCCGGTGACGCCGCGCATGGACACGGGCTTGTCAAAGACCTTGCACAGCTTGATGGCGGCGCGCGCGCGGGTGCTCGCCGACAGCGCGCCGGATCGCTGGAGCGCCTGGTTGCAGGCGGGCCAGTTGGCGTCGGCTTCGCTGGGTGATCGGTACGCGGCAGCTTTGTCGGCCTTGCGGCTGAACCAATATGCGCTGGCGCAGAAGCTGGCGCAGTCGTTGCGCGAGGCCGTGCCCGCCGAAGAGGCGCAGACGGTGGATGCCTTGCTGATCGAGATCCTGGTCGCTGCGCCCAATGGCGGCCAAGCCCCCCGCCTGGCGGCGCTGCGCGACAAGGCGCTGGCGGGCGACAGCCGGGCCCAGCTCCTGATGGGTGCGCAGGCCGCTTTGGCCACGCAGGCACCGCAGCTTGCCGCCGGGCGTTTGCAGAGCTGGGTGGTGGGCCACCCGCGCGATGCGCTGGCCTGGCAGACCTTGTCGCGTGTGCAGGCGGCCACCGGCCAGCGCTTGCGCTCGGTGCGATCCGAGGCCGAGGCGCGGGCGGCCGTCATGGATTACGAAGGGGCGGCGGAGCGCTTCAAGGCGGCGCAGGCCTTGCCGGCGGCCGATCGCCAGGCCGACGCCATGGAACTGGCGATCGTGGATGTGCGCCGGCGCGAGGTCGAGGCGCAGCTGAAAGCGTTAGCGCGAGAGAAGTGA
- a CDS encoding phage holin family protein: protein MKLILTWLLAACALLLVAYMYPGVEVRSFPSALIAAAVIGLFNMLLRPVLVVLTLPVTVVTLGLFLFVINALLFWAAASVLDGFYVAGFWAALLGSVIYSVLMLAVNTAVSSLLSR, encoded by the coding sequence ATGAAACTTATCCTGACCTGGCTGCTCGCCGCCTGTGCCCTGCTGTTGGTGGCCTACATGTACCCCGGCGTTGAAGTGCGCAGCTTCCCCTCAGCGCTGATCGCGGCAGCCGTCATTGGCCTGTTCAACATGCTGCTGCGGCCGGTGCTGGTGGTGCTCACGTTGCCGGTCACAGTGGTCACGCTGGGCCTGTTCCTGTTTGTGATCAATGCCCTGCTGTTCTGGGCAGCGGCCAGCGTGCTCGACGGCTTCTACGTCGCCGGCTTCTGGGCCGCCTTGCTCGGCTCGGTGATTTATTCGGTGTTGATGCTGGCGGTCAACACCGCCGTGAGCTCACTTCTCTCGCGCTAA
- a CDS encoding TerC family protein: MEFLTSAPFWVALGQIIIIDILLGGDNAVVIALACRKLPPAQRAKGIMWGTAGAIVLRVVLILFAMTLLNLPFLKFVGALLLVWIGVKLIAPDEDDHSNVQGSDKLFAAIKTIIVADLVMSVDNVIAIAGAAQNSGEHSTLLVVLGLLISIPIIVAGSQLVIKLMARFPFIIVAGGMLLGWIAGGMLVTDPVFANPEQWQWMAKIPQSSIVKYGAAVAGALLVLVIGKALASKQPPAEAV; encoded by the coding sequence ATGGAATTCCTGACATCCGCCCCGTTTTGGGTGGCCCTGGGCCAGATCATCATCATCGACATCCTGCTCGGCGGCGACAACGCCGTGGTGATCGCGCTGGCCTGCCGCAAATTGCCCCCCGCACAGCGCGCCAAAGGCATCATGTGGGGCACGGCAGGGGCCATCGTCTTGCGGGTGGTGCTCATCCTGTTTGCGATGACCTTGCTCAACCTGCCCTTCCTCAAGTTTGTGGGGGCCCTGCTGCTCGTGTGGATTGGTGTGAAGCTCATCGCGCCCGACGAAGACGACCACAGCAACGTTCAGGGCAGCGACAAGCTTTTTGCCGCCATCAAAACCATCATCGTGGCCGACCTGGTGATGAGCGTGGACAACGTCATCGCCATCGCCGGCGCGGCGCAAAACTCGGGCGAACACTCCACACTGCTGGTGGTGCTGGGCCTGCTGATCTCCATCCCGATCATCGTGGCCGGCAGCCAGCTGGTGATCAAGCTCATGGCGCGCTTCCCCTTCATCATCGTGGCCGGCGGCATGTTGCTGGGCTGGATCGCCGGCGGCATGCTGGTCACCGACCCGGTTTTTGCCAACCCCGAGCAATGGCAGTGGATGGCCAAGATCCCTCAATCGTCCATCGTGAAGTACGGCGCGGCCGTGGCAGGTGCGTTGCTGGTGCTGGTGATTGGCAAGGCCCTGGCCAGCAAACAGCCCCCCGCCGAAGCCGTATGA
- a CDS encoding VOC family protein, translated as MAFNRILTNICSDDLPRSRDFYVELLGFEVKFDSDWYVQLQSPAHPEIEFGIINRTSELVPSGFQERPTGMYVTFVVPDVDAVFEVAQRMQLPILQEPKNEFYGQRRFLITDPNGCLLDICSPWGEGG; from the coding sequence ATGGCATTCAACCGCATCCTCACCAACATCTGTTCCGACGATCTGCCGCGCAGCCGCGATTTTTATGTGGAGTTGCTCGGCTTCGAAGTCAAATTCGACAGCGACTGGTATGTGCAGTTGCAAAGCCCTGCACACCCAGAAATTGAATTCGGCATCATCAACCGTACCAGCGAATTGGTGCCGTCTGGGTTCCAAGAGCGGCCTACAGGCATGTATGTGACCTTTGTTGTGCCCGATGTGGACGCCGTCTTCGAAGTCGCTCAGCGCATGCAACTCCCCATTCTTCAAGAACCGAAAAACGAGTTCTATGGCCAAAGACGCTTTCTGATCACCGACCCCAACGGTTGCCTGTTGGACATTTGCTCGCCGTGGGGAGAGGGCGGGTGA
- a CDS encoding DUF3717 domain-containing protein — MTLEASPTPGVDGRPSVHIADIEASINFWRKRDPVDQHLALRPELAALAEVYALMVYHHQTDADEANMPAAARAAWMAWFDTQPDTPCIAICSTSQGDEVCKGCGRYFNEVQRWTEMTPAEKRVTWRRITLEGDSWRFNRYAERAIE, encoded by the coding sequence GTGACGCTCGAAGCCTCACCCACGCCGGGTGTCGATGGCAGGCCGAGCGTCCACATTGCCGACATCGAGGCCTCGATCAATTTTTGGCGCAAGCGGGATCCGGTGGATCAGCACCTGGCGTTGCGCCCCGAACTGGCGGCACTGGCCGAGGTGTATGCCTTGATGGTTTACCACCACCAGACAGACGCAGACGAAGCAAACATGCCCGCTGCAGCGCGCGCGGCGTGGATGGCTTGGTTCGACACACAGCCCGACACGCCTTGCATAGCGATTTGTTCGACCAGCCAGGGCGATGAAGTTTGCAAAGGCTGCGGGCGGTACTTCAATGAAGTCCAGCGCTGGACCGAGATGACCCCGGCTGAAAAGCGGGTCACCTGGCGCCGCATCACCCTGGAAGGCGATTCCTGGCGCTTCAACCGCTACGCCGAGCGCGCCATCGAATAA
- the purB gene encoding adenylosuccinate lyase — MRPTSSAPSPITPNPAAALSPISALSPLDGRYAGRLANLRPYMSEQGYMHRRVQVEIAWFIALSDAGFDEFKPLSPGARTYLMGLVKNFSEADGLAIKEIEKVTNHDVKAVEYWIKSKFEARPELQKSAEFVHFACTSEDINNTSHALQLKGGRDAVLLPALDSLMAKLREMAHAFAAVPMLARTHGQTASPTTVGKEIANVVVRLSLAREKIASVKLMGKMNGAVGNYNAHLSAWPEFDWEAFSKNVIETPEPLGLGLTFQPYSIQIEPHDYMAELFDAVARTNTILIDLSRDIWGYVSLGYFKQRLKAGEIGSSTMPHKVNPIDFENAEGNLGLANALLKHLSEKLPISRWQRDLTDSTVLRNMGVALGYAVLAYHSMGVGLGKLELNEEALADDLDASWEVLAEPIQTVMRRYGVVGAYEKLKEVTRGKTVTAGALHELIRSLEIPQAEKDRLLAMTPGSYTGMAAELARRI, encoded by the coding sequence ATGCGCCCAACATCCTCCGCCCCCTCTCCGATCACCCCCAACCCCGCTGCCGCTTTGTCGCCCATTTCAGCGCTTTCCCCGCTGGATGGCCGCTACGCCGGCCGCCTGGCCAACTTGCGCCCCTACATGAGCGAGCAGGGCTACATGCACCGCCGCGTGCAGGTGGAGATCGCCTGGTTCATCGCTTTGTCGGACGCCGGCTTTGACGAGTTCAAGCCGCTGTCGCCTGGCGCCCGCACCTACCTGATGGGGCTGGTGAAGAACTTCAGCGAAGCCGATGGCCTGGCGATCAAGGAAATCGAAAAGGTCACCAACCACGACGTGAAGGCGGTGGAGTACTGGATCAAGTCGAAGTTTGAGGCCCGGCCAGAGCTGCAGAAATCGGCAGAATTTGTACATTTCGCCTGCACCAGCGAAGACATCAACAACACCAGCCACGCCCTGCAACTCAAGGGCGGTCGCGACGCGGTTTTGCTGCCCGCGCTGGACAGCCTGATGGCCAAGCTGCGGGAAATGGCCCACGCCTTTGCAGCCGTGCCCATGCTCGCCCGCACCCACGGCCAGACCGCCAGCCCCACCACCGTGGGCAAAGAGATCGCCAACGTGGTGGTTCGCCTGAGCCTGGCCCGCGAAAAAATCGCCAGCGTCAAGCTCATGGGCAAGATGAACGGCGCCGTGGGCAACTACAACGCCCACCTCTCGGCCTGGCCCGAATTCGACTGGGAAGCCTTCAGCAAAAACGTGATCGAAACGCCGGAGCCCCTGGGCCTGGGCCTGACCTTCCAGCCCTACAGCATCCAGATCGAGCCACACGACTACATGGCCGAGCTGTTCGATGCCGTGGCGCGCACCAACACGATCCTGATCGACCTCTCGCGCGACATCTGGGGTTATGTGAGCCTGGGTTACTTCAAGCAGCGCCTGAAGGCCGGCGAAATCGGCTCCAGCACCATGCCGCACAAGGTCAACCCGATCGACTTCGAAAACGCCGAAGGCAACCTGGGCCTGGCCAATGCACTGCTCAAGCACCTGTCTGAAAAACTGCCGATCAGCCGCTGGCAGCGCGACCTGACCGACTCCACCGTGTTGCGCAACATGGGCGTGGCCCTGGGCTATGCGGTGCTGGCTTACCACTCCATGGGTGTGGGCCTGGGCAAACTGGAGCTCAACGAAGAGGCCTTGGCCGACGACCTCGATGCGTCGTGGGAAGTGCTGGCCGAGCCGATCCAGACCGTGATGCGCCGTTACGGCGTGGTGGGGGCCTACGAGAAGCTGAAGGAAGTCACGCGCGGCAAAACCGTGACCGCCGGAGCCCTGCACGAGCTCATCCGAAGCCTGGAAATCCCCCAAGCGGAAAAAGACCGCTTGCTGGCCATGACGCCCGGCAGCTACACCGGCATGGCCGCCGAATTGGCGCGCCGCATCTGA